A window of the Schistocerca nitens isolate TAMUIC-IGC-003100 chromosome 5, iqSchNite1.1, whole genome shotgun sequence genome harbors these coding sequences:
- the LOC126259703 gene encoding TD and POZ domain-containing protein 5-like: MSMDKSPGSGDNIPPSPTLAAAKDTVCDLGTVRIGKDKVVVCRWTIEDINSWPTWDDEVKSPIFRDSNSNEWCMVLLRCIGDWYVCFKLLSSRNNATVRVSVKVSVVSSRGTKYSYPLEFVSLAVGNKTRRYSLTDCIVKEGRFSNVLKFLGEVSTPYIITEPYHSVAPQRPWRRVTDDLAALLESGQLSDVKLRAGDAEFQTHRTVLSARSPVFSAMLRHDTQEARDGIVYIKDVEADVLREVLRFIYTDSTPLLEKMADRLLVVADKYDLPQLKELCEVELAKNLTVDNAAATAVIALSHSCDVLKQSVVSFVKRHRVPIMDSKGWAEALRNHPEISSWK; encoded by the coding sequence ATGAGTATGGACAAGTCTCCTGGGTCTGGCGACAACATCCCGCCATCTCCAACGTTGGCCGCTGCCAAGGACACAGTGTGCGACTTGGGCACCGTGAGAATCGGAAAAGACAAAGTCGTCGTCTGCAGGTGGACCATCGAGGACATAAACAGCTGGCCTACATGGGACGACGAAGTGAAATCGCCCATTTTTCGCGACTCTAACTCGAACGAGTGGTGTATGGTGCTGTTGCGATGCATTGGCGATTGGTACGTATGTTTCAAGCTGCTGTCTTCTCGTAATAACGCTACTGTGCGAGTGAGCGTAAAAGTGTCAGTAGTGTCCAGCAGGGGTACAAAGTACAGTTACCCGTTGGAATTCGTCAGTCTCGCTGTCGGGAACAAAACGAGGCGGTACTCCCTGACTGACTGTATCGTAAAGGAGGGCCGCTTCAGTAACGTGCTGAAGTTCCTGGGAGAGGTGAGCACGCCATACATCATAACGGAGCCGTACCACAGCGTTGCCCCTCAGAGGCCCTGGCGCAGAGTCACAGACGACCTGGCAGCGTTGCTGGAATCCGGCCAGCTGTCTGACGTGAAGCTGAGGGCGGGTGACGCCGAGTTCCAAACGCACAGGACCGTGCTGTCCGCACGCAGCCCCGTCTTCTCCGCCATGCTGCGGCATGACACCCAGGAGGCTCGCGACGGTATTGTATACATCAAGGATGTCGAGGCGGACGTCCTGCGCGAGGTCCTGCGGTTCATCTACACCGACAGCACCCCTCTCCTGGAGAAGATGGCTGACAGGCTGTTGGTGGTGGCTGACAAATACGATTTGCCTCAACTGAAGGAACTCTGCGAGGTGGAGTTGGCCAAGAACCTCACTGTGGACAACGCTGCCGCTACCGCCGTCATCGCCTTGAGCCACTCTTGCGACGTTCTCAAGCAGTCGGTCGTCAGCTTCGTGAAGCGCCATCGCGTGCCCATCATGGACAGCAAAGGCTGGGCGGAAGCTCTTAGGAACCACCCCGAGATTAGCAGCTGGAAGTGA